One window from the genome of Cyclobacterium amurskyense encodes:
- a CDS encoding PD-(D/E)XK nuclease family protein, with protein MDGFLKRTAADLLQRGVDLKDFQVILPNRRAGLFFTKYLGQLVTKPAYMPKVITIEDFFCDIAGKRPADKLSLIYELYKVFKPLSGSEESFDRFYFWGEMILRDFNDLDQFLVNPEKLFINLKEQKILESDWSFLSTTQIELIQAFWASFESRDRFHQEKFLRFWDVLFPLYKQFNTSLKTLGLAYGGAIYREVAEGLGKMKSPDKSIVFVGFNAFTGAEEKLVKYFVENFGAEVFWDIDRYYLNALNQEAGMFFRDYKKDKVLGPTFPQTTPARIKESERKVHTYAVPLKINQANMVGAILEAVPDLENNWEETVVILPDEQLLFPVLNLLPDKVNKINVTMGYPVKHTPVFTFLEAVVDLQRYIRVVNEDVLFYHKPVKELLSTVYLYDTAPEFSQNLIDGFTRNNTLYVSTSILSTGGPLFAKIFQQMTTDNLMDNLIELIQMLAEPLEENSMERTYLYQCFKQMNRLKAIVEKEIREEVSIAFLLRIFRQVFGEIKLPFKGEPLEGLQIMGVLESRNLDFKRVIICNMNEGSFPPSNSMNSMIPFNLRKAFGMPIQEQNDAIYAYTFYRLLHQAKDVHLLYTTAGSQGQVGEKSRYIHQLQIEMNQKGIQKKDSVTHIPVNLSAAKPISIKKDKSIINLLKRYTKPSNGEWEPVSFSPSALNVWLDCRLKFYLTYIAGIEVPEEVQEEVDPAIFGNLVHMSLENLYMGFIERKKRKVLEESDIDGLKDFVYPAVMKAIKKQYFLENEESQKLTGQLVIARDVLQKYLQGVLVKDKESAPFEIISLEAGKKYRAFVPINIEDGVVNVALGGIIDRVDRIGETVRLIDYKSGQDKKSFKGIDSLFDRDSKDRNKAAMQTFFYGLLYEANFPDNQFFLKPAIFNLREIFKEDFNPYLQETIGHQKKIEVTDYANYRDEYLLGLQGTLEEIFDKDQDFDQTTDTGKCEYCPYTNICSR; from the coding sequence ATGGATGGTTTTTTAAAGCGTACTGCCGCAGATTTATTGCAGAGAGGGGTTGATCTAAAAGATTTTCAAGTAATACTACCTAATAGAAGAGCAGGCTTGTTCTTTACCAAATACCTAGGTCAATTAGTAACCAAACCGGCCTATATGCCGAAAGTAATTACAATTGAAGATTTTTTCTGTGACATTGCCGGTAAACGACCAGCAGATAAGCTAAGTTTGATTTACGAACTTTATAAGGTGTTCAAACCCCTTTCTGGTAGTGAAGAAAGCTTTGATAGATTTTATTTTTGGGGAGAAATGATTCTCAGGGACTTTAATGACCTTGACCAATTTTTGGTAAATCCTGAAAAATTATTCATCAACCTAAAAGAGCAAAAAATCCTTGAAAGCGATTGGAGTTTTCTTTCCACTACACAGATCGAATTAATTCAAGCGTTTTGGGCTTCATTTGAAAGTAGGGATCGGTTCCATCAAGAGAAGTTTTTACGATTTTGGGATGTCTTATTTCCCTTGTACAAACAGTTTAATACTTCACTCAAAACACTAGGTTTGGCTTATGGAGGAGCAATTTATCGAGAAGTCGCTGAAGGCCTGGGTAAAATGAAGTCTCCTGATAAAAGTATTGTATTCGTTGGTTTTAATGCATTTACTGGGGCTGAAGAAAAACTTGTGAAATATTTTGTTGAAAACTTTGGAGCTGAGGTTTTTTGGGACATTGATCGGTATTATTTAAATGCCCTAAACCAGGAAGCTGGTATGTTTTTTAGAGATTACAAAAAGGACAAGGTACTAGGGCCAACATTTCCTCAGACTACTCCTGCACGTATTAAAGAGAGCGAAAGGAAGGTACATACTTACGCAGTCCCCTTGAAAATCAATCAGGCAAATATGGTGGGAGCCATTTTGGAGGCTGTTCCTGATTTAGAAAATAATTGGGAGGAGACAGTTGTTATTTTACCTGATGAACAGCTTCTTTTCCCAGTGCTCAACTTACTCCCAGACAAGGTCAATAAGATTAATGTCACTATGGGGTATCCAGTCAAACATACTCCTGTTTTCACCTTTCTTGAGGCAGTTGTGGATCTGCAAAGATATATCCGGGTAGTGAATGAAGATGTATTGTTCTACCATAAGCCTGTCAAAGAACTATTGTCTACAGTTTATCTGTATGATACTGCACCCGAATTTTCACAAAATTTGATTGATGGTTTTACGAGAAATAACACGTTATATGTTTCCACCTCAATTTTAAGTACTGGAGGGCCTTTGTTTGCGAAAATATTTCAGCAAATGACCACTGACAACCTGATGGATAATCTGATTGAGTTAATTCAGATGTTGGCCGAACCATTGGAAGAAAACAGTATGGAGCGAACTTACCTTTACCAGTGTTTCAAGCAGATGAACCGTCTCAAGGCCATTGTGGAGAAAGAGATTAGAGAAGAAGTGAGTATAGCTTTTCTGTTAAGGATTTTTCGTCAGGTCTTTGGGGAAATTAAACTTCCATTTAAAGGGGAACCATTGGAAGGCCTGCAGATAATGGGGGTTCTAGAGTCTAGAAACTTAGATTTCAAAAGGGTCATTATTTGTAATATGAACGAAGGAAGTTTTCCTCCTTCAAATTCCATGAATTCAATGATCCCATTTAATCTTCGTAAGGCCTTTGGTATGCCTATCCAAGAGCAAAATGATGCCATATATGCCTATACCTTTTATAGACTTTTGCATCAGGCCAAAGATGTTCATTTACTTTATACCACTGCGGGTTCTCAAGGTCAGGTAGGTGAAAAAAGTCGGTATATTCATCAGCTCCAGATAGAGATGAATCAAAAAGGCATCCAAAAAAAGGATTCCGTTACCCACATTCCAGTTAATTTATCAGCAGCAAAGCCGATTTCAATAAAAAAAGATAAGTCAATTATAAATCTTTTAAAGAGGTATACCAAACCTTCAAACGGAGAGTGGGAACCAGTTTCTTTTTCACCTTCGGCATTGAATGTATGGTTGGATTGCAGGCTAAAGTTTTACCTTACTTATATAGCAGGAATTGAAGTGCCTGAGGAAGTGCAAGAGGAAGTGGATCCAGCTATTTTTGGAAATCTTGTACACATGTCGCTTGAAAACCTATACATGGGATTTATTGAAAGGAAAAAGCGGAAGGTATTGGAGGAGTCAGATATAGACGGGTTAAAAGATTTTGTATACCCAGCGGTAATGAAAGCTATAAAAAAGCAATATTTTCTGGAGAATGAAGAAAGCCAAAAACTCACAGGGCAATTGGTGATCGCAAGGGATGTCCTTCAGAAGTATTTGCAAGGTGTGCTTGTTAAAGACAAAGAATCGGCTCCATTTGAAATTATTTCCTTGGAAGCAGGGAAAAAATACAGGGCATTTGTGCCGATTAATATTGAGGATGGGGTAGTTAATGTGGCTTTGGGGGGTATTATAGACAGGGTGGACCGGATAGGTGAAACTGTTCGTTTGATTGACTATAAGTCCGGTCAGGACAAAAAAAGCTTTAAAGGGATTGATAGTTTGTTTGACAGAGACAGCAAAGATCGAAATAAGGCGGCGATGCAAACTTTCTTTTATGGTCTATTGTATGAGGCAAATTTCCCAGACAATCAATTCTTTCTTAAACCTGCCATATTCAATTTAAGAGAGATTTTCAAAGAAGATTTTAATCCTTACCTACAAGAAACCATAGGGCATCAGAAGAAAATAGAAGTTACTGACTACGCGAATTATAGAGATGAGTACCTTTTGGGGCTTCAGGGTACCCTTGAAGAAATATTTGATAAGGACCAAGATTTCGACCAAACTACCGATACTGGGAAATGCGAATATTGTCCCTATACCAATATCTGTTCAAGATGA
- a CDS encoding UvrD-helicase domain-containing protein encodes MVTETPLQIYKSSAGSGKTYTLTTAYLKLALESPMAFRRILAVTFTNKATQEMKDRIIDELKRLKKGVDVSETMDKELLEKWQLSPEELSARAGEVLSAILHDFGSFSVSTIDSFFQKVIRAFAREIDLQAKFDVELDLDSVMARTVDRLMLRVADDPGLHKWMVEFSISKITEGKSWDIRKSVEDLGKKIFLEDFKMVQKEVNDFLENPETFQAFKDFIFEQKQLIINKALELKSSAQSIRSNYGLAWEDFSGGSRSFSKKFDQLGDKNSPIPTLTSLQEKLLLGPEGWYTKTSKVKTAIEMAYHDGLGDILREFGPLTKQWNTLDAISKNLYTFGLFGYLLRELKELKEEENMLLISETNDFLKSITSDNDAPFIYEKVGNRFQHYLLDEFQDTSGFQWASFRPLLLNTLSMGKSNLVVGDVKQSIYRWRGGEMRLLMEQVEGDLGHFGLNVKKLDTNFRSLPNIVAFNNTLFSKLSQYLSDHLKSTLGDPSMEMIEIAYADILQKVASRQKAKGINGKVKLSFIETDKETKYDDEVLRLLPQQVEGLLDQGYQLKDIAILVRKNGQAAKIAEAFMAYAEDNKGNNYRYDVLSDEALYLTKSTVVKCLLAALRIVNDVEDTLAEKTFWIQLARIRNISFDHVLFKVDSLPEELIGLKEKLYKQLPTFRKLPLMDLLEAMIDLIGLNEGIGELAYLSGFKEAVFDFIAKNRADLGGFLNWWEQQGYKRTVKIPEEFDAIRIQTIHKSKGLQYKVVLLPYLDWKLFDTGKENIIWAKYDWDENLPPAIIPLTLRPQLLDSSFSAVYLEENLLHHLDSLNMLYVAFTRAEEVLLGMVPYNKPRKDNKLTTVADLMREIMGFNAHGDELLNFQTYYNHEKLEFDFGDWHKNETKKTEPQATQSMVWKYRPWETSLQVKQVFGEFETSEIASKREFGVLVHRIIEKSQTKMDFLLELQSMFFDGAVTEEERKSLEVQFEKLCQQSSFNSWFDGSGQVLTEQGIFLPGGEFKRPDRIIYYADRIEVIDFKTGEEREAHKKQVTDYVALVKSIEKERGVQGFICYLESGSIVKVI; translated from the coding sequence ATGGTCACAGAAACTCCCTTACAAATCTATAAATCGTCTGCTGGGTCTGGTAAAACTTATACCCTTACCACAGCTTATCTGAAGCTAGCCCTTGAATCGCCCATGGCATTTCGGCGTATTTTGGCTGTAACCTTTACCAATAAGGCTACTCAAGAAATGAAAGACCGAATCATCGATGAGTTGAAAAGGCTAAAAAAAGGGGTGGATGTCTCTGAAACAATGGACAAGGAGTTATTGGAGAAATGGCAGTTAAGCCCCGAGGAATTGTCCGCAAGGGCTGGGGAGGTTTTGTCAGCGATCCTTCATGATTTTGGCTCTTTTTCGGTGAGCACCATCGATAGTTTTTTTCAAAAAGTAATTAGGGCATTTGCCAGAGAGATTGATTTACAGGCCAAATTTGATGTAGAATTGGATCTTGATAGTGTAATGGCCAGAACAGTAGACAGGCTTATGCTTCGAGTGGCGGATGATCCAGGGTTGCACAAGTGGATGGTTGAGTTTTCGATAAGCAAGATTACAGAGGGGAAATCTTGGGATATTAGAAAGTCGGTAGAAGACCTGGGAAAGAAAATCTTTCTTGAGGATTTTAAAATGGTCCAAAAAGAAGTCAATGATTTCTTAGAGAACCCTGAAACATTTCAAGCCTTCAAAGATTTCATTTTTGAACAGAAACAGCTAATTATTAACAAAGCATTGGAGTTAAAATCTTCAGCTCAATCCATTAGGAGTAACTATGGATTGGCCTGGGAAGATTTTAGTGGAGGGTCAAGGTCATTTAGTAAAAAGTTTGATCAATTGGGAGATAAGAACAGTCCCATACCTACTCTTACCAGTCTACAAGAAAAATTATTGCTAGGTCCAGAAGGATGGTATACCAAAACCAGTAAAGTGAAAACGGCAATAGAAATGGCTTATCATGATGGCTTGGGGGATATTCTAAGGGAATTTGGTCCTTTGACAAAACAGTGGAATACACTCGACGCCATTTCTAAAAATCTATATACTTTTGGTTTATTTGGTTACCTGCTTAGAGAGTTAAAAGAGTTGAAGGAAGAGGAGAATATGCTCCTGATTTCTGAAACCAACGACTTTCTTAAATCAATTACAAGTGACAATGATGCCCCGTTCATATATGAAAAAGTAGGGAATAGGTTTCAGCATTATTTATTGGATGAATTTCAGGACACTTCAGGGTTTCAGTGGGCAAGTTTTAGGCCTCTTTTGCTAAATACCCTTTCTATGGGAAAGTCAAATTTGGTAGTAGGAGATGTCAAGCAGTCTATCTACCGATGGAGAGGGGGAGAAATGCGTTTACTAATGGAGCAGGTGGAAGGTGACCTTGGACATTTTGGTCTAAATGTAAAAAAGCTGGATACTAATTTCAGGAGTTTACCTAATATTGTAGCCTTCAACAATACCTTGTTTTCAAAATTGTCTCAATATTTAAGTGATCACTTAAAGTCAACTTTAGGTGATCCAAGCATGGAGATGATAGAAATAGCCTATGCTGATATCCTACAAAAAGTGGCTTCTAGGCAAAAAGCCAAGGGCATCAACGGAAAAGTAAAGTTGTCTTTTATTGAAACTGACAAAGAAACTAAATATGATGATGAAGTACTGAGGCTTTTACCTCAACAGGTAGAAGGATTGTTGGATCAAGGTTACCAATTGAAAGACATAGCTATCCTAGTTCGAAAGAATGGGCAAGCGGCAAAAATTGCAGAAGCTTTTATGGCTTATGCGGAAGACAACAAAGGAAATAATTATAGGTACGATGTATTATCAGATGAGGCATTGTATCTAACCAAATCCACAGTCGTCAAATGCCTTTTGGCAGCTTTGCGAATTGTTAATGATGTGGAAGATACCCTTGCGGAAAAAACATTTTGGATTCAATTGGCAAGGATTAGAAATATTTCCTTTGACCATGTTTTATTTAAGGTAGATAGCCTTCCTGAGGAATTAATAGGGCTTAAAGAGAAACTTTATAAACAGCTTCCGACTTTCAGGAAATTACCTTTAATGGATCTACTTGAAGCAATGATTGATCTTATAGGTTTAAATGAGGGGATTGGAGAATTGGCTTATTTGTCTGGGTTTAAGGAGGCGGTGTTTGACTTTATAGCCAAAAATAGAGCTGATCTTGGGGGATTCCTCAACTGGTGGGAGCAGCAAGGTTATAAAAGAACAGTTAAAATTCCAGAAGAATTTGACGCCATTAGGATTCAAACCATCCATAAATCTAAAGGTTTGCAGTACAAGGTAGTGCTTTTGCCTTATCTGGACTGGAAGTTGTTTGATACAGGCAAGGAAAATATTATTTGGGCAAAATACGATTGGGATGAGAATTTACCTCCGGCAATTATTCCTTTAACCTTAAGGCCACAGCTTCTCGATTCTTCTTTTTCAGCAGTTTACCTAGAGGAAAACCTTTTGCATCACCTAGATTCGTTAAATATGCTTTATGTAGCATTTACACGTGCAGAAGAGGTTCTTCTAGGAATGGTACCTTACAATAAGCCAAGGAAAGATAATAAATTGACTACAGTGGCAGATTTGATGCGCGAGATCATGGGGTTTAATGCTCATGGAGATGAGTTATTGAACTTTCAAACTTATTATAACCATGAAAAACTAGAATTTGATTTCGGGGATTGGCATAAAAATGAGACTAAAAAAACGGAGCCTCAGGCCACCCAATCCATGGTGTGGAAATACAGACCATGGGAAACTTCATTACAAGTCAAGCAAGTATTTGGAGAGTTCGAGACCTCAGAAATTGCTTCTAAGAGGGAATTTGGAGTCTTGGTCCATCGCATAATAGAGAAATCTCAAACCAAAATGGATTTTCTACTTGAACTCCAATCCATGTTTTTTGATGGTGCCGTGACAGAGGAGGAAAGGAAATCTTTAGAAGTGCAATTTGAGAAACTTTGCCAACAAAGTTCTTTTAACTCATGGTTTGATGGCTCGGGGCAGGTGCTAACCGAACAAGGGATATTTCTTCCGGGGGGAGAGTTTAAAAGACCCGATAGGATTATTTATTATGCTGATAGAATAGAAGTAATAGATTTTAAGACAGGAGAAGAAAGAGAAGCACATAAAAAACAGGTAACCGATTATGTTGCACTGGTGAAAAGTATAGAGAAGGAGAGGGGCGTTCAGGGGTTCATCTGTTATTTAGAAAGTGGTTCAATTGTAAAGGTTATTTAA
- a CDS encoding YdcF family protein, producing MPFSICLMLLLLGYIFNKKSWGKKLLLAGIVLLLFFSNSYLSNLLIYNWEPPTKDLSTLPVYELGIVLTGVTHIDKLPKDRTYFARGADRATHTVQLYKMGKIKKILISGGLGFNPVHPLSEAESLRDFMVWAGVDKSDIIVETKASNTRENAVFSEKIITSKEVGLIQSNQLLLITSAFHMKRATACFAKVGLHPDTFPVDFYGKIPRANLRSIIQPSIDSILIWHKLTKEWIGIAVYSLVGYI from the coding sequence ATGCCATTTAGTATCTGCCTAATGCTTCTTCTTCTAGGCTATATTTTCAATAAAAAATCATGGGGTAAAAAACTCTTGCTAGCAGGCATTGTACTCCTATTGTTTTTTTCAAATTCCTATTTATCCAACCTACTGATTTACAATTGGGAACCTCCAACGAAAGACCTATCCACTTTGCCTGTCTATGAATTAGGCATTGTACTGACGGGAGTTACGCATATAGACAAATTACCTAAGGACCGTACCTACTTTGCTCGTGGAGCAGATAGGGCCACACATACGGTACAGTTGTATAAAATGGGTAAAATTAAAAAGATCTTAATTTCTGGAGGATTGGGTTTTAATCCAGTCCATCCTTTATCTGAAGCCGAATCATTAAGAGATTTTATGGTATGGGCTGGGGTTGATAAATCGGATATAATAGTAGAAACAAAAGCAAGCAATACTCGAGAAAACGCCGTTTTTAGTGAAAAAATAATTACCTCCAAAGAAGTCGGTCTAATTCAATCCAACCAGTTGTTATTAATAACCTCTGCCTTTCATATGAAACGTGCCACGGCTTGTTTTGCAAAAGTTGGCCTACACCCCGATACTTTTCCGGTAGATTTTTACGGAAAAATACCGAGAGCCAATTTAAGATCAATTATTCAACCGAGCATTGACTCAATTTTGATATGGCATAAATTAACCAAAGAATGGATAGGAATAGCTGTATATTCCCTAGTTGGATATATATAG
- a CDS encoding CBS domain-containing protein, with amino-acid sequence MVKSFQGVRMAPSKISDQPILVQDYMTTNLITFKPEDTIDHVITVLTRKRISGAPVVDASGKLVGMISEGDCLKEIIKGQYTNTPKFPASVAEHMTTQVFTLPPEISIFDAADRFLTMKIRRFPVVKDEKLIGQISVSDIVRAMPKLKASTW; translated from the coding sequence ATGGTGAAAAGTTTCCAGGGGGTTAGAATGGCCCCATCTAAAATAAGTGATCAGCCGATTCTTGTTCAGGATTACATGACCACAAATTTGATTACGTTTAAGCCTGAAGATACAATCGATCATGTGATCACAGTGCTTACGAGAAAAAGGATTTCTGGTGCACCCGTAGTAGATGCGAGTGGAAAACTAGTAGGAATGATCTCGGAAGGAGATTGCCTAAAAGAAATAATAAAAGGACAGTATACAAATACCCCGAAATTCCCAGCTTCAGTAGCTGAACACATGACAACTCAAGTTTTTACCTTGCCGCCTGAAATTTCAATATTTGATGCTGCAGATAGGTTTTTAACAATGAAAATCAGAAGATTTCCCGTTGTTAAAGATGAAAAACTAATAGGTCAAATAAGTGTTAGTGATATTGTCAGAGCAATGCCGAAGCTTAAGGCTTCAACTTGGTAG
- a CDS encoding copper homeostasis protein CutC, translating to MKKILFEAPVYTLEAALLAVENGVDRLELCADFGEGGTTPSLGLFKVIKRKVNVPVFVMIRPRGGDFVYSSSEIEVMKEDIHSFLDNGADGFVFGILNNMGEVNKTHCEELIQIAGDKPCTFHRAFDVALDKKAAMKEIVGLGFKRILTSGGENQVKEGLPLLLDLIQHAKDKIIILPGGGLKLEDIVTLDKAGGLREIHASCKKFRPSSMLASNEHLKLSLMEETEGMVLTVDPDLMKEFSDGLKKI from the coding sequence ATGAAAAAGATTTTATTTGAAGCCCCCGTTTACACCCTTGAAGCAGCATTGCTTGCAGTAGAGAATGGTGTAGATAGACTGGAACTTTGCGCTGACTTTGGAGAGGGAGGGACCACCCCAAGTCTTGGCTTATTTAAAGTCATCAAAAGAAAGGTTAATGTACCAGTTTTCGTGATGATTAGGCCAAGAGGAGGAGATTTTGTTTATAGCAGTTCAGAAATTGAAGTCATGAAAGAGGATATTCATTCTTTTTTGGATAATGGTGCTGATGGATTTGTTTTTGGAATCCTGAACAATATGGGAGAAGTAAATAAAACGCATTGCGAGGAGTTAATTCAAATTGCCGGAGATAAACCATGTACTTTCCATAGAGCATTTGATGTTGCATTGGATAAAAAAGCAGCAATGAAGGAGATTGTTGGGCTGGGTTTTAAAAGGATACTGACTTCTGGTGGTGAAAATCAGGTGAAAGAAGGATTGCCTTTATTGCTTGACTTAATTCAGCATGCAAAGGATAAAATCATCATCCTTCCAGGAGGGGGATTAAAGCTTGAAGATATTGTGACCTTAGACAAGGCTGGGGGACTTAGGGAAATTCATGCTTCTTGTAAGAAGTTCAGACCGTCTTCTATGCTTGCTTCAAATGAGCATTTAAAACTTTCTTTAATGGAAGAAACTGAAGGTATGGTGCTTACGGTTGATCCGGATTTAATGAAGGAATTTTCCGACGGCCTTAAAAAGATTTAA
- a CDS encoding isoaspartyl peptidase/L-asparaginase family protein — protein sequence MESRRKFIQKSLISSFALAPISGQVAGIDLKSTTFQNKKFFKPQVLSTWNHGMAANTKAWSILSANGNVLDAVEEGVKVTESDKNMYSVGIYGLPDREGLVTLDASIMKGDGSCGSVAFVRQIKHPITLARKVMEKTPHVFLVGEGARQFAIQEGMPLEKEILSPHASNAYNKWKKTSNYKPIINIENHDTIGMIGIDASGELAGSCTTSGVAYKMHGRVGDSPIIGAGLFVDGEVGAATATGLGEEVIRICGAFLIVELMRQGRTPQEACEEAVKRAVAKSKDLENTQIGFLALNRDGEFGAYSIRPGFNFAQHNQQYQKLVDANSWFK from the coding sequence ATGGAAAGTAGAAGGAAATTTATTCAAAAATCATTAATATCTTCTTTTGCTCTTGCTCCTATTTCGGGCCAAGTTGCTGGTATTGATTTAAAAAGCACGACCTTCCAAAACAAGAAGTTTTTTAAACCCCAAGTATTGTCGACCTGGAACCATGGCATGGCGGCGAATACCAAGGCTTGGAGTATTTTATCAGCAAATGGAAATGTGCTGGACGCTGTTGAGGAGGGGGTGAAAGTCACTGAGTCTGATAAAAATATGTATTCAGTAGGGATTTATGGTTTGCCTGATAGGGAGGGCCTGGTGACTCTTGATGCTTCTATAATGAAAGGTGATGGTTCCTGTGGGTCTGTGGCTTTTGTAAGGCAAATAAAGCATCCAATAACCCTTGCTAGGAAGGTGATGGAAAAAACACCACATGTATTTTTAGTTGGAGAGGGAGCAAGACAATTTGCTATTCAAGAAGGAATGCCACTTGAGAAAGAGATTTTAAGCCCACATGCAAGTAATGCCTACAATAAATGGAAAAAGACCTCCAATTATAAGCCTATAATAAATATAGAAAACCATGATACAATAGGGATGATAGGAATTGACGCATCAGGGGAGTTGGCGGGGTCATGTACTACTAGTGGTGTTGCCTATAAAATGCATGGGAGAGTAGGTGATAGTCCCATAATTGGTGCTGGTCTATTTGTGGATGGCGAAGTTGGAGCTGCTACGGCAACAGGCTTGGGAGAAGAGGTTATCCGCATTTGTGGCGCTTTCCTTATTGTAGAACTAATGCGGCAAGGAAGAACACCTCAGGAAGCCTGTGAAGAAGCCGTGAAACGTGCTGTCGCCAAAAGTAAAGATTTGGAAAACACGCAGATAGGCTTTTTGGCGTTAAATAGGGATGGAGAGTTTGGTGCTTATTCCATCAGGCCAGGGTTTAACTTTGCCCAACATAATCAGCAATATCAAAAGCTTGTTGATGCAAATAGCTGGTTTAAATAA
- a CDS encoding ROK family protein, translated as MNLIDPKIVLDKKEGVVEIKNYINKLKIVKELYTLGNNTASNICNLVGISLPTVNLLLTDLLEEQIIIKEGRGQSQGGRKPDLYGLAPGSFYILGIDLNRFGAKAAIYNTKNEKVSKIESIKLSLNNELETLDAIYDFSMKIIHSSGIPEEKVIAVGISMPGLVDSVSGVNHTYLKSGKKTLKDQLEDKFGRKVFIENDARAKTLAEFKFANKGTNKNVMGIFVDWGIGLGIIIDEKLYRGYSGFAGEFSHSPLFDAKEISCTCGKRGCLEAVASGGAVVRLAKDAILLDKDSILAKLADGKEENLEPSTVVEAAIAGDQRAISILSDVGLDLGRGIAILIQLLNPELIILGGAIAEAKQYITTPIQQALNIYSMAKLREKTSIELSQLGMEVGLKGAIAIVNEHIFEDTINSQ; from the coding sequence ATGAATTTAATCGACCCAAAAATAGTACTTGACAAAAAGGAAGGTGTAGTTGAAATCAAGAACTATATTAACAAGCTTAAAATTGTAAAAGAGTTATACACTCTTGGAAACAATACTGCCAGTAATATTTGCAATCTGGTTGGCATTAGTTTACCTACAGTTAACCTCTTGTTAACAGACTTATTGGAGGAGCAGATTATAATTAAAGAAGGCAGGGGACAATCTCAGGGAGGTCGAAAACCAGACCTGTACGGACTAGCCCCGGGCTCCTTCTATATTTTGGGAATTGATTTGAATAGATTTGGCGCAAAGGCCGCCATTTACAACACAAAGAATGAAAAGGTTAGTAAGATTGAATCAATTAAATTATCCTTAAATAATGAATTGGAAACACTGGATGCTATCTATGATTTCTCTATGAAAATCATTCATTCTTCTGGGATTCCTGAGGAAAAAGTCATTGCAGTTGGCATAAGTATGCCTGGGCTGGTGGACAGTGTTTCAGGTGTAAACCACACCTATCTAAAATCTGGCAAAAAGACTCTCAAGGATCAATTAGAGGATAAATTTGGCAGAAAAGTTTTTATAGAAAATGATGCTAGAGCTAAAACACTGGCAGAGTTTAAATTTGCAAATAAAGGCACAAACAAAAATGTGATGGGCATTTTTGTTGATTGGGGAATAGGCTTAGGCATAATTATAGACGAAAAACTCTATAGAGGCTATTCAGGGTTTGCTGGAGAATTTAGCCATTCACCTTTATTTGATGCAAAAGAGATTAGCTGCACTTGTGGCAAAAGAGGATGTTTGGAGGCGGTGGCTTCAGGTGGAGCAGTAGTCCGCTTGGCTAAGGATGCTATATTATTGGATAAAGACTCAATTCTAGCCAAACTAGCAGACGGTAAAGAGGAAAACCTTGAGCCTTCCACAGTAGTAGAGGCAGCAATTGCAGGAGACCAGAGAGCCATAAGTATATTGTCGGATGTAGGTTTAGATTTGGGAAGAGGAATTGCCATTTTGATACAGTTGTTAAACCCTGAATTAATTATTTTAGGAGGGGCAATAGCTGAAGCCAAACAGTACATAACTACGCCAATTCAACAGGCATTGAATATATACAGTATGGCGAAATTAAGAGAGAAAACCTCGATAGAACTTTCTCAATTAGGGATGGAAGTAGGCCTTAAAGGGGCTATTGCCATCGTTAATGAGCATATTTTTGAGGACACAATAAATTCACAATAG